The proteins below come from a single uncultured Methanobrevibacter sp. genomic window:
- the ileS gene encoding isoleucine--tRNA ligase has protein sequence MPIKEADKSYDHKKIEKKIQNFWIEGDTFSKVNKLRANGPQYSFLDGPPYCSGKIHLGTAWNKVIKDSYLRYKSMNGFSLRRQAGWDMHGLPIEHKVEELMGIKSKQEIEENIGIAKFVDKCKEFAIDNKLAMEKEFDDLGVWMDWDDPYMTLDPKYMESAWWTLKRANEQNLLVNDKRVISWCPHCETALAAAEIDYEEKVDPSIFVKFPVKTPILEDNDLPEYFLVWTTTPWTLPANLAICANPEFDYAFVKINGEILLLAQNLVETVLGPATIVHKTKIPAENEDEEDKIIKETEVVYEIVKVVKGETLLHKSYIYPLNDEVSIHNEFDKKENVHTILPGDHVELGEGTGFVHTAPGHGPDDFEVGKTYDLPIFCPVDESGNFTDDAGKYAGKFCKYLNDEIIENLQSKGLMYRNETIEHRYGVCWRCKTPIIYLATKQWFLKVTDIKQKMLDEIDKVEWVPQWAGQGRFRDWVDNAKDWTISRQRYWGIPIPIWECPDCGELKVIGSVEELKQEALNDISVGDDELVHRPYVDEITMECDKCGAQVKRIPDVLDVWIDSGVAGWASLYYPQEQNKFNQWFPYDFITEGHDQTRGWFYSQLGTGVISMGQVPYKKVLMHGFVLDEHGKKMSKSLGNVVSPEEVIEKYGADVLRFYLLWASKPWDDLKFVWDELLNVNKMFNILWNVYVFSTTYMSLDEFNPTNITENDIILRDEDNWIISRANTLVKEVGEDLEELSFHKATRKINNFILEDLSRWYVRLIRGRTWVESDDPDKLGAYYSLYTALYKLISVLCPIAPHVCEEIYENLVKGVDENAPESIHMLDWGYDESKINTDLESKMDVVREVIEASARARDIARYKLRWPVSDITIVSQDEDVLKAIEELQDIIKDQSNTKEVLTAVEFENLSFNAKPNLKTLGPRLKGDMGIVKKYLEEADGNLIKEELDNNGSFTVETDGKSFELSDGDILFDTELPDDFVSSEFEFGNVFVNTNITTEIKQEAMARELIRRVQDMRKDLDLDVEANIDAVVSTSTEFKELIIPQSEFIVNEIRARSLVTSDGKECLENDDSYIKEWDIEGEKVCISIKLVQ, from the coding sequence ATGCCAATAAAAGAGGCAGACAAATCATATGATCATAAAAAAATAGAAAAAAAGATTCAAAACTTCTGGATAGAAGGAGATACTTTTTCTAAAGTAAATAAACTTAGAGCTAATGGTCCTCAGTATTCTTTTTTAGATGGACCTCCATATTGTAGTGGTAAAATACATTTAGGAACTGCTTGGAATAAAGTTATTAAAGATTCTTACTTACGTTATAAAAGTATGAATGGATTTAGCTTAAGGAGACAAGCTGGATGGGATATGCATGGTCTTCCAATTGAACACAAAGTGGAAGAACTAATGGGTATTAAAAGTAAACAAGAAATTGAAGAAAATATTGGAATAGCTAAATTCGTTGATAAATGTAAAGAATTTGCAATAGATAACAAATTAGCTATGGAAAAAGAATTTGATGATTTAGGTGTTTGGATGGATTGGGATGATCCATACATGACTTTAGATCCTAAATACATGGAATCTGCATGGTGGACTTTAAAAAGAGCTAATGAACAAAATTTACTTGTAAATGATAAAAGGGTAATTAGCTGGTGTCCTCATTGTGAAACAGCATTAGCTGCAGCAGAAATTGACTATGAAGAAAAAGTAGATCCATCTATATTTGTTAAATTCCCAGTTAAAACTCCAATATTGGAAGATAATGATTTACCAGAATATTTCTTAGTATGGACAACAACTCCATGGACTCTTCCTGCAAACCTTGCTATCTGTGCAAATCCTGAATTTGATTATGCATTTGTTAAAATTAATGGAGAAATTTTACTTCTTGCTCAAAACTTAGTGGAAACAGTTTTAGGACCTGCTACTATTGTACATAAAACTAAAATCCCTGCTGAAAATGAGGATGAAGAAGATAAAATTATAAAAGAAACTGAAGTTGTTTATGAAATTGTTAAAGTTGTTAAAGGTGAAACTTTACTTCATAAGTCCTACATTTATCCATTAAATGATGAAGTTTCAATTCATAATGAATTTGATAAAAAAGAAAATGTTCATACAATCTTACCTGGAGATCATGTAGAACTTGGTGAAGGTACTGGATTTGTACATACTGCACCAGGTCATGGTCCAGACGATTTTGAAGTAGGTAAAACTTATGATTTACCAATTTTCTGCCCTGTTGATGAAAGTGGTAACTTCACTGATGATGCAGGTAAATATGCAGGTAAGTTCTGTAAATATTTAAATGATGAAATCATAGAAAATCTACAATCTAAAGGTTTAATGTATAGAAATGAAACAATAGAACACAGATATGGTGTATGTTGGAGATGTAAAACACCTATTATATATTTAGCTACTAAACAATGGTTCTTAAAAGTAACTGACATTAAACAAAAAATGCTTGATGAGATTGATAAAGTAGAATGGGTTCCACAATGGGCAGGTCAAGGTAGATTCAGAGATTGGGTAGACAATGCTAAAGATTGGACTATTTCAAGACAAAGATATTGGGGTATTCCAATTCCTATTTGGGAATGTCCTGATTGTGGTGAATTAAAAGTAATAGGTTCTGTAGAGGAATTAAAACAAGAAGCATTAAATGATATTTCTGTTGGGGATGATGAACTTGTTCACAGACCTTATGTTGATGAAATTACTATGGAATGTGATAAATGTGGAGCACAAGTAAAAAGAATTCCAGATGTTTTAGATGTTTGGATTGATTCTGGAGTAGCTGGATGGGCTTCATTATATTATCCTCAAGAACAAAACAAATTCAATCAATGGTTCCCATATGACTTTATTACAGAGGGGCACGATCAAACTAGAGGTTGGTTCTATTCACAATTAGGTACTGGAGTAATTTCTATGGGGCAAGTACCATATAAAAAAGTATTAATGCATGGATTTGTTTTAGATGAACATGGTAAAAAAATGAGTAAATCTTTAGGAAATGTTGTATCTCCTGAAGAAGTTATTGAAAAATATGGTGCGGATGTATTAAGATTCTATTTATTATGGGCAAGTAAACCATGGGATGATTTAAAATTTGTATGGGATGAATTACTCAATGTAAATAAAATGTTTAATATTTTGTGGAATGTATATGTATTCTCAACTACTTACATGTCTTTAGATGAATTTAATCCAACTAACATAACTGAAAATGATATTATTTTAAGAGATGAGGATAATTGGATTATATCTAGAGCTAATACTTTAGTTAAAGAAGTAGGTGAAGATTTAGAAGAATTATCTTTCCATAAAGCTACAAGAAAAATTAATAATTTCATTTTGGAAGATTTAAGTCGTTGGTATGTAAGACTTATTCGTGGAAGAACATGGGTAGAAAGTGATGATCCTGATAAACTTGGAGCTTATTATAGTTTATATACTGCTCTTTATAAATTAATTTCAGTTTTATGTCCAATAGCTCCTCATGTTTGTGAAGAAATCTATGAAAATCTTGTTAAAGGTGTTGATGAAAATGCTCCTGAAAGTATTCACATGCTTGACTGGGGATATGATGAATCTAAAATCAACACAGATTTAGAAAGTAAAATGGATGTTGTAAGGGAAGTAATTGAAGCATCTGCAAGAGCAAGAGATATAGCTAGATACAAACTTAGGTGGCCAGTATCAGATATTACTATTGTATCTCAAGATGAGGATGTTCTTAAAGCTATTGAAGAGTTACAAGATATTATCAAGGATCAGTCAAACACTAAAGAAGTATTAACTGCTGTTGAATTTGAAAACTTGTCATTTAATGCAAAACCTAATCTTAAAACTTTAGGACCTAGACTTAAAGGAGATATGGGTATTGTTAAAAAATATCTTGAAGAAGCAGATGGTAATTTAATCAAAGAAGAATTGGATAATAATGGTAGTTTCACTGTAGAAACTGATGGAAAATCATTTGAATTATCTGATGGAGATATATTGTTTGATACTGAACTTCCTGATGACTTTGTAAGTTCAGAATTTGAATTTGGTAATGTATTTGTAAATACTAATATAACTACAGAAATTAAACAAGAAGCTATGGCTCGTGAACTTATTAGAAGAGTTCAAGACATGAGGAAAGATTTAGATTTGGATGTAGAGGCTAATATTGATGCTGTTGTAAGTACTTCTACTGAATTTAAAGAATTAATAATTCCACAATCTGAATTCATTGTTAATGAGATTAGGGCTCGTAGTTTAGTTACTTCTGACGGAAAAGAATGTTTAGAAAATGATGATAGCTACATTAAAGAATGGGATATTGAAGGCGAAAAAGTCTGTATTTCTATAAAATTGGTACAATAG
- a CDS encoding CoB--CoM heterodisulfide reductase iron-sulfur subunit A family protein translates to MAEEKRDNNEELRIGVYVCHCGVNVGGVVDCPDVAEYASTLPDVVVAKDYKYMCSDPGQLMIQEDIKAHNLNRVVVAACSPRLHEPTFRRCVEEAGLNKFLFEFANLREQDSWVHMNEPEAATEKAKDLTRMAVAKARLLEPLEATKVAVDNKALVIGGGVCGIQTALDLGDMGFKTYMVERHPTIGGRMGQLDKTFPTLDCSMCILAPKMVDVSKHENIELITYAEVKQVDGYIGNFHVTVGKKARYVIEEDCTGCGSCVEACPIEIPNYYDEGVGMVKAAYIPFPQAVPLCATIDKDYCIGCMLCDQACERGAIDHNQQPSEIKLDVGTIIAATGYDPFDPSGIYQYGYGRFTNVITGMEIERMINASGPTGGHVVKPSDGKEPERVAFIHCVGSRDEQIGKPYCSRVCCMYSMKNAQLCIDHEPDTEVTCYYMDIRAFGKGYEEFYKTSQEKYGIEFIRGKPAQIFENDDLTLTIRAEDTLLGKVTEYTYDLVVLSVGLEHPEGSEELRQTLGVSKSSDGFYMEAHPKLRPVDTLTDGVYIAGVAQGPKDIPDSVAQGSAAASRAAIPMAKGQVEIEPIIARTDDVVCGACEVCVELCPYGAISIVGEDAAAHAEINAALCKGCGTCVGACPSGAMDQQHFKTDQIMAQISAALEDVGK, encoded by the coding sequence ATGGCAGAAGAAAAAAGAGATAATAATGAAGAATTAAGGATTGGTGTTTACGTCTGTCACTGTGGTGTAAACGTTGGTGGAGTTGTAGATTGTCCAGATGTCGCAGAATACGCAAGTACCTTGCCTGATGTTGTTGTAGCAAAGGATTACAAATACATGTGTTCTGACCCAGGTCAATTAATGATTCAAGAAGATATTAAAGCACACAACCTCAACAGGGTTGTTGTAGCTGCATGTTCTCCTCGTCTTCACGAACCTACTTTCCGTAGATGTGTAGAAGAAGCTGGTTTAAACAAATTTTTATTTGAATTTGCAAACTTAAGGGAACAAGACTCTTGGGTACACATGAACGAACCTGAAGCAGCAACTGAAAAAGCTAAAGATTTAACTCGTATGGCTGTTGCTAAAGCAAGATTACTCGAACCATTAGAAGCTACTAAAGTAGCTGTAGATAACAAAGCATTAGTTATCGGTGGTGGAGTATGTGGTATTCAAACCGCTTTAGATTTAGGTGACATGGGATTCAAAACTTACATGGTTGAAAGACACCCTACTATTGGAGGTAGGATGGGACAATTAGATAAAACTTTCCCAACTCTTGACTGTTCAATGTGTATTTTAGCACCAAAAATGGTAGACGTTTCCAAACATGAAAACATCGAATTAATTACCTACGCAGAAGTTAAACAAGTAGACGGATACATTGGTAACTTCCATGTAACTGTAGGTAAAAAAGCAAGATACGTAATCGAAGAAGATTGTACTGGATGTGGATCTTGTGTAGAAGCTTGTCCAATTGAAATACCTAACTACTACGATGAAGGTGTAGGTATGGTTAAAGCTGCTTACATTCCATTCCCTCAAGCTGTACCATTATGTGCAACTATTGATAAAGATTACTGTATTGGCTGTATGTTATGTGACCAAGCTTGTGAACGTGGTGCAATTGACCACAATCAACAACCATCTGAAATTAAATTAGATGTTGGTACTATTATCGCAGCTACTGGTTACGATCCATTTGACCCATCTGGTATTTACCAATACGGATACGGACGTTTCACTAACGTAATTACTGGTATGGAAATTGAAAGGATGATTAATGCATCTGGTCCTACTGGTGGACATGTTGTAAAACCATCTGATGGTAAAGAACCTGAACGTGTTGCATTCATCCATTGTGTTGGTTCTAGGGATGAACAAATCGGTAAACCATATTGTTCCAGAGTATGTTGTATGTACTCTATGAAAAACGCTCAATTATGTATTGACCACGAACCAGATACTGAAGTAACCTGTTACTACATGGATATTCGTGCATTTGGTAAAGGATACGAAGAGTTCTACAAAACCTCTCAAGAAAAATATGGTATTGAATTTATCAGAGGTAAACCTGCTCAAATCTTCGAAAATGATGATTTAACTTTAACTATCAGAGCAGAAGATACTTTACTCGGTAAAGTAACTGAATACACTTATGACTTAGTTGTATTAAGTGTTGGTCTTGAACACCCTGAAGGTTCAGAAGAACTCAGACAAACTTTAGGTGTTTCCAAATCCTCCGACGGATTCTATATGGAAGCTCACCCTAAACTCAGACCTGTTGACACCTTAACTGATGGTGTTTACATTGCTGGTGTAGCACAAGGTCCTAAAGATATTCCTGACTCCGTAGCACAAGGTTCAGCTGCAGCATCTAGGGCAGCTATCCCAATGGCTAAAGGTCAAGTAGAAATCGAACCTATTATTGCACGTACTGATGATGTAGTCTGTGGTGCTTGTGAAGTTTGTGTTGAATTATGTCCATATGGAGCTATCTCCATTGTTGGTGAAGATGCTGCTGCTCACGCAGAAATCAATGCTGCATTATGTAAAGGATGTGGTACTTGTGTAGGTGCATGTCCATCTGGAGCTATGGATCAACAACACTTCAAAACAGATCAAATCATGGCACAAATCAGTGCAGCTCTTGAAGACGTAGGTAAATAG
- the glyA gene encoding serine hydroxymethyltransferase: MTDYHNEVLEFERIMKEHTNYMRNSINLIASENITSSDVTEAVASDLAHRYAEGQSHERLYEGCQYIDEIEDRVIDLSKKLFNVDYANVQPISGVTSNLAAFFGYSNYGDKLMALDVPYGGHISHAKVSAAGIAGLKTISQPFDKEVMNIDIDAMNKKILEEKPKIVLFGGSLFLFPHPVKEAREAADEVGAKIMYDGAHVLGLIAGGQFQQPIAEGADLMMGSTHKSFPGPQGGIILSHAENKEVIDNAVFPGVVSNHHLHHLAGLGIASAEMLAFGQDYAKQIIKNSKALAQALYERGFDVLCEELGFTESHQLAVNVSNIRSASDIARDLANNDVILNKNLLPGDDVNDSDNPSGLRIGTQEITRRGLKEKEMDEIAEFIKRVAVDKEDIKDEVREFMGQYTTVHYSFSQNEGYQFHKL, encoded by the coding sequence ATGACTGATTATCATAATGAAGTTTTAGAATTTGAAAGAATAATGAAAGAACACACTAATTATATGAGAAATAGTATAAATCTCATTGCTAGTGAAAATATTACAAGTTCAGATGTAACTGAAGCTGTAGCTTCTGATTTAGCTCATAGATATGCAGAAGGACAGTCTCACGAAAGATTATACGAAGGATGTCAATATATTGATGAAATTGAAGATCGTGTTATAGATTTATCTAAAAAATTGTTCAATGTAGATTATGCTAATGTACAACCAATTTCTGGTGTAACTTCTAATTTAGCTGCATTTTTCGGATATTCTAATTATGGAGATAAATTAATGGCTTTAGATGTCCCTTATGGTGGACATATTAGTCATGCAAAAGTTAGTGCAGCAGGAATTGCAGGTTTAAAAACTATTAGTCAACCTTTTGACAAAGAAGTTATGAATATTGATATTGATGCAATGAATAAAAAAATCCTTGAAGAAAAACCAAAAATAGTTCTTTTTGGAGGAAGTTTATTTTTATTCCCTCATCCTGTAAAAGAAGCTCGTGAAGCAGCTGATGAAGTAGGAGCAAAAATCATGTATGATGGAGCTCATGTTTTAGGACTTATTGCTGGAGGACAATTCCAACAACCAATAGCTGAAGGAGCAGATTTAATGATGGGAAGTACTCATAAATCTTTCCCAGGTCCACAAGGAGGAATTATCCTTTCACATGCAGAAAATAAAGAAGTTATTGACAATGCAGTATTCCCTGGTGTTGTAAGTAATCATCATCTTCATCATTTAGCAGGTTTAGGTATTGCTTCTGCTGAAATGTTAGCATTTGGACAAGATTATGCAAAACAAATTATTAAAAACTCTAAAGCATTAGCTCAAGCTTTATATGAACGTGGATTTGACGTGTTATGTGAAGAATTAGGTTTCACAGAATCTCATCAATTAGCTGTTAATGTTTCAAACATTAGAAGTGCTAGTGATATTGCTCGTGATTTAGCTAACAATGATGTTATCTTAAACAAAAACCTCCTCCCTGGAGATGATGTAAATGATAGTGATAATCCATCTGGTTTAAGAATTGGAACTCAAGAAATCACTAGAAGAGGTTTAAAAGAAAAAGAAATGGATGAAATAGCTGAATTCATTAAAAGAGTTGCTGTTGATAAAGAAGACATCAAAGATGAAGTACGTGAATTCATGGGCCAATACACTACTGTTCATTATTCATTCTCTCAAAATGAAGGTTATCAATTCCATAAACTTTAG
- a CDS encoding dihydromethanopterin reductase (acceptor): protein MRIGFAFTGAGHLLNESVQLAEKLAKNHELTIFLSGAAEDVLKMYGLYERVVNLTGGKYRELATDKTQKFSYPITGRLSLGKYDLLIVTPATANTVAKIVHGISDTLVTNAVAQAGKGAVKTLMVPVDVHPGPIDTVLPSKMEVSKCEDCKDCVASLVCNQGAIIPHKEIDLLKCIGCGLCKNTCPNDAISEGKIITMYMRDIDIENTKKLSGIENIKIFESPNEILDFLKNY, encoded by the coding sequence ATGAGAATAGGATTTGCATTTACTGGAGCAGGTCATTTACTTAATGAGTCTGTTCAATTAGCTGAAAAACTAGCTAAAAATCATGAATTAACCATATTTTTATCTGGTGCTGCTGAAGATGTTTTAAAAATGTATGGTCTTTATGAGAGAGTAGTTAATTTAACTGGTGGAAAGTATAGAGAATTAGCTACAGATAAAACTCAAAAATTTAGCTACCCAATTACTGGAAGACTTTCTCTAGGTAAGTATGATTTACTAATTGTAACTCCAGCTACTGCTAATACAGTTGCAAAAATTGTTCATGGTATTTCAGATACATTAGTTACAAATGCAGTTGCTCAAGCTGGAAAAGGGGCTGTTAAAACACTTATGGTTCCAGTAGATGTTCATCCAGGTCCTATTGACACAGTTTTACCTTCAAAAATGGAAGTTTCTAAATGTGAAGATTGTAAAGATTGTGTTGCATCATTAGTATGTAATCAAGGTGCAATTATTCCACATAAAGAAATTGATTTATTGAAGTGTATTGGATGTGGACTTTGTAAGAATACATGTCCAAATGATGCAATATCTGAAGGTAAAATAATAACTATGTATATGAGAGATATTGATATTGAAAATACTAAAAAATTATCTGGTATTGAAAATATTAAGATCTTTGAAAGTCCTAATGAAATATTGGACTTTTTAAAAAATTATTAG
- a CDS encoding AEC family transporter: protein MYVNAIEITIISIFLMIGVGYVLKRIDFLSEKDIDPLNKIVMYVLLPCMIFSALYSADMKMLPTLGTLPFIILAESAICGVIAYIILKCKHYDDIKTWSVLLPLLISNTAFVGYPVTLGVYGHQGFVMAVFCDLATTVIFLILSFVLVLKFGGTIKNAFKKILLFPPLWAVVLGISFNLLNVHIGPVVDKTIGYLADGAIPLIMISLGLAIKFEGFNRNKSLVCINSFIKLILCPVVTLIIVSYLGFTGLQNNIGIIEAAMPSGTMSLVLAITYKLDYELTSDCILVNAIISLVTLPVLIMIL from the coding sequence ATGTATGTGAATGCAATTGAGATTACAATTATATCAATTTTTTTAATGATTGGTGTTGGATATGTTCTTAAAAGAATAGATTTTTTAAGTGAAAAAGATATTGATCCTTTAAATAAAATTGTAATGTATGTTCTTTTACCTTGTATGATTTTTTCTGCACTTTATTCTGCAGACATGAAAATGCTACCTACATTAGGAACATTACCTTTTATTATTCTAGCAGAATCTGCAATTTGTGGAGTTATTGCATATATTATTTTAAAATGTAAACATTATGATGATATAAAAACGTGGAGTGTTTTACTTCCTCTTTTAATATCTAATACTGCATTTGTAGGTTATCCGGTTACATTAGGTGTTTATGGTCATCAAGGTTTTGTAATGGCAGTTTTCTGTGATTTAGCTACTACGGTTATATTCTTAATATTGTCATTTGTTTTAGTTCTTAAATTTGGCGGGACTATTAAAAATGCATTTAAGAAGATTTTGTTGTTTCCTCCTTTGTGGGCTGTTGTTTTAGGTATTTCATTTAATTTGTTAAATGTTCATATTGGTCCTGTTGTGGATAAGACGATTGGTTATTTGGCTGATGGTGCTATTCCTTTGATTATGATTTCACTGGGTCTTGCAATTAAATTTGAAGGGTTTAATAGGAATAAATCATTGGTGTGTATTAATTCATTTATTAAATTGATTTTATGTCCGGTAGTTACTTTAATTATTGTTTCTTATTTGGGTTTTACAGGTTTGCAAAATAATATTGGAATTATTGAGGCAGCTATGCCTTCTGGAACAATGTCATTGGTTTTAGCTATTACTTATAAATTGGATTATGAGTTAACTTCAGATTGTATTTTAGTAAATGCTATAATTTCACTTGTGACTTTACCTGTCTTAATAATGATATTGTAA
- a CDS encoding methionine adenosyltransferase codes for MRNIIVKELNQTYIEDIDIEIVERKGIGHPDSISDGIGETVSEALCKMYMDELGGVLHHNTDEVQITAGESNPVFGGGKLLKPIDILLTGRGVSEYDGVKFPLDRVAIEAAKNFLDDTIINLDVELDTVVECKIGHGSGDLVDVFKREGAPSSNDTSFGVGYAPFSETETLVKATEELLNSKDFKAKHPAVGEDIKVMGLREGEKITLTIGCAMVSKFVADRDEYISVREELKDIVADLATKYTNREVEVFVNTADNDDATDESGYYLTVTGTSAEMGDDGSVGRGNRANGLITPCRPMSMEASSGKNPINHVGKIYNILSNEIAKDVIENVEGIKQMNVMILSQIGKPIDQPKAASTQVILDDGVKLEDVDKKVEQIVDRWLEDISIITENVVQGKTRTF; via the coding sequence ATGAGAAACATAATTGTAAAAGAATTAAATCAAACTTACATTGAAGATATCGATATTGAAATCGTTGAAAGAAAAGGTATAGGTCACCCAGATAGTATTAGTGATGGTATTGGTGAAACTGTAAGTGAAGCTTTATGTAAAATGTATATGGATGAACTTGGTGGAGTTCTTCACCATAACACTGATGAAGTTCAGATTACTGCAGGTGAATCTAATCCGGTATTTGGTGGAGGTAAACTCTTAAAACCTATTGATATCTTATTGACTGGTAGGGGAGTTTCAGAATATGATGGAGTTAAATTCCCTCTTGATAGAGTAGCTATTGAAGCAGCTAAAAACTTCTTAGATGATACTATTATTAATTTAGATGTTGAGTTAGATACTGTTGTTGAATGTAAAATTGGTCATGGTTCTGGAGATTTAGTAGATGTATTTAAAAGAGAAGGTGCACCTTCTTCAAATGATACCTCTTTTGGTGTAGGTTATGCTCCATTTTCTGAAACTGAAACTTTAGTTAAAGCTACTGAAGAATTATTAAATTCTAAAGATTTCAAAGCTAAACATCCTGCTGTTGGTGAAGATATTAAAGTAATGGGATTAAGAGAAGGGGAAAAAATTACTTTAACTATTGGTTGTGCAATGGTTTCAAAATTTGTTGCTGATAGAGATGAATATATTTCTGTTCGTGAAGAATTAAAAGATATTGTAGCAGACCTTGCAACTAAATATACAAATAGGGAAGTTGAAGTATTTGTTAACACTGCAGATAATGATGATGCAACTGATGAATCTGGTTACTATTTAACTGTAACTGGTACTTCTGCTGAAATGGGTGATGATGGTTCTGTAGGTAGAGGAAACAGGGCTAATGGTTTAATTACTCCATGCAGACCTATGTCTATGGAAGCTAGTTCTGGTAAAAACCCAATTAATCACGTAGGTAAAATTTATAATATTTTATCTAATGAAATAGCTAAAGATGTTATTGAAAATGTTGAAGGAATCAAACAAATGAATGTCATGATTTTAAGCCAAATTGGTAAACCTATTGATCAACCAAAAGCAGCTTCTACTCAAGTTATTTTAGATGATGGTGTTAAACTTGAAGATGTTGATAAAAAAGTAGAACAAATTGTTGATAGGTGGCTTGAAGATATATCAATTATTACAGAAAATGTTGTTCAAGGAAAAACAAGAACCTTTTAG
- a CDS encoding DUF192 domain-containing protein — MKKGIYNKTTHKTIFIKLKFADNYFKRLKGLMFKKNIDYGLVFITNTKNRFCCGIHTSFMKFNIDVYFLDENLKIFDIKTLKPWSKYTPIKKSAYIIEFKENKMKNKLKKGDEIKFI, encoded by the coding sequence ATGAAAAAAGGAATATATAATAAAACAACTCATAAAACAATTTTTATAAAACTTAAATTTGCAGATAACTATTTTAAGCGATTGAAAGGTTTAATGTTTAAAAAAAATATTGATTACGGATTAGTTTTTATTACAAATACAAAAAATAGATTCTGTTGTGGAATTCATACATCTTTCATGAAATTTAACATAGATGTGTACTTTTTAGATGAAAATTTAAAAATTTTTGATATTAAAACCTTAAAACCCTGGAGCAAATATACCCCTATAAAAAAATCAGCATATATAATTGAATTTAAAGAAAACAAAATGAAAAATAAATTAAAAAAAGGAGATGAAATTAAATTCATCTAA